CGAGCCCATCACAGGAAGCTTCGAATTGCTTTCGACATTATTAACGCATTGTGTTTTGAACGGTCTACGAGTTATAGTTTGCCGAGATTTTTTGTTATTCTTTATTCTTTTCACTGCAGTGTAAAGGGATGAGGTACGACGAATGATGCACGATTTTTTGACAAGATTTGTATCACTTTTCACAGAACTTTTTGAACCAACTGACGAATCACTTATTTGAGATTCGTTTCCTTTTAAATTAGAAGGATCTTGAGCTACGATATCACTATCATCCTGTGAATAAAAGCGCGGATTTAGGTTTAGTTCTTTCTTTCAATGAGGAAAATGCACATAACGTTGCGAACATTGCatcttcataaataaaaaatttgtacatttaaaatgAAGACAATTTGTGAGAGAGAGATTAGCTTTATGTTCCCATGATCTCTTAAGTTTTGTAGATTTAAAcgtatacaaaaattgtacgtATTAGAACACAAATGACAAACATATATAACAAAGACATTAATATTTTAGagttacaatttttaacttaatcTACATTACATTCagttttgtaaaaaattatggtataaattacataataggGGGACTAAGGATTAAcaggaacaaaataaaaatgaggtacataaattattgctaaaaatactgtacatttattaaaacaatGGGACAGGcatgtgtatatatgtgtgCGTACACATGTGTGTTATAACAGTATACATTGTAAGATTAGTATACATGaatttatacataatattctTTTCAATTGATAACAGTATTTACATTTAAATCGTGAATGGCATAAATATTCTACAAATTTGTGTTGCTGTCTGACTAAAGAATAttgattgttttttttttatactaataatttaatgtaatcTAACACACATTCGTACTTATTTTATGatagacacatatgtatactttatatttctttttcatagtttgttttttatgtttctgttaaaagatttttaatattattttcaattttcacgaACACTAAAAGAAAATCTAGAAAATCCATCATACACTTGATTAATGATTTCAAATCTGATTTCAAAATCTGCACATCATTCGTTAAAAGACTCCATCATCCACAGATTTACGGTTTAATCGTTTAAACCGTTATTCTTTACTTTTTTCTAAAGAAATAGATACGATCATTTATATACGTgtgcattttttttttgttttcttaTCACTCACAAccgtgaaataatttttaagtgcACTTGTTTATTGTCACCAGAATTACAGTGCAACAAAAATTGACTAAGAATTACAAGAAAAAGAACTTGTTCTTTGCTAAAAGTATAAGCATTAGTATCGAGTATTCTATACTCTGTTAATTGGCTCTAGCGTTAAATTAACAAGAACTAGTTTCGTAAACTTGTCGGCTAAAAACTGCACTATAAAAAACACTATGTAATAGAAACATTGTGTGTATGcactatatttttgttaatgccATGCTGAAGTTGTATACAACTCCATTTTATGCAAACGTTGTGATTGCAATTagattatgtaataaatttacaaaatgaaaccaacaaacaaataattttctttgtcataaatttttataaaaaagttcTCCAAATGTTATTGTCATGCATACGTATGCATTAGATGGAAGACCCATTAGTTTGATatagtaaaaatttcaaaaaaattataacaattacatatataaaagtaataaataccTAGTATAATATTAAGTTATGGAATTGTCAGCATAAAACTCTTTcatttataatgttataatactaTAAAATCAGGGTATATCTCTTTTAATAACAAAACCGTAATACGGTGTCactaacagaaaataatatacaaattatatgcATACAAAATCTCTCTCCCACATGTTTAACTAACAACATGGACTGCAATTTACTCAGGCACTAATGTGTCTTAGTGTTAATATGCGAAAGCGTACCATAATAATGGTACTCTAAATTAAGAGAGTACACATTGCCTTATATTAACAGCTGCAATTTCACTCTCATTATTTACATCAAAATTTACCTTATTCAGTGACTTGCCTAACGGCGCAGAAAGATTGTTCACATACGATAATTTTAAGAAAGATTTTACACCTCTTAAACAACGATATTGACTGTTTGGCAGTCGACTGTTAGGATTATTACTTGTAAGATCTAAAATTGAAGGACCTAACGCTGCTCCAACCtaaaaatataatcaaataaATGATTGCTGGTAAAAAATGAtatgcaaataataaaaatatattttaccgcTTCGAAAACTGCTGGAGTATATTTTGGTGGAACAAACATGGTCGCCATGGTTTTATTAACGCCATCACGAATCCTTGGTGGTATAGTATTTACTAAACGCCCAGAATTATAATTACATTCAAGCGTGTAACTACGTATAAGACCAGTTAATTTATATACAGCTACACGGCCCGATCCTTCTCTTGACATACCATCTCTTTTGTCACTGTGAAAACAGACATTATAATTAAAGTCaaaagattaaaatttcaattttgctgTTACTAACAAGACTTACATAATGTACATATTCTTTTCTGTAAAATTGCACgaagtaaaatgaaaatttggattGTTAATAGACATCAATTTTGGTAGAAGCATACACGTGATCGTATCTTCTACATTATCAAAGTAGTTTCCATACATAAAAACACCTTTCTTCGAAGCATGGCCATGCAAATCGATGTATAGATATAAACTAGAATCCTCTTTAGGTAGCTGTCCAATGCCAACAGCTGTGTAAGTCTTTTTATCAGAGTTAAGTTCTACAGAGTTATCGTTTTCCTTTGCTCTATTACACAGCTCTTCTCCATCACCTTCACATAATgtgaaaaaataagtaaaagaaGTTTGCTGACCgtgttgaataatttaattctaaATATCATACCCTGAGGCATGTCATCCGAATTTGTTTTAGGTAACATAGATTCCTGAAAAATTTCCGGTTGATCTTTACTCTTATCATCTAATGTCATAAGTGTTAcctattgttaaaattgttagttAGTGCCTATTTTCCTAATTTACTGTTCTTGAATTGCATGAGGGTTAGTACATGTTAGTACGGACATTTGTTAGaatgaaattatgtaaattataaattcatataattacCTGTTGAAGTAATCTTGCTGTTGTATCACGTACTATACTTGTAATTGTACGAGTGGAATCGATAatagttaaattattttcaccATTTCCTAAATATACACTCGAAAGTTCGTCCTCTTTTGGCAGTTTGTATGTGTTATGATAATATCTTAAAGTATAGATCAGTAATTAATCAAAATGGTCTAATAATAGATTGAAACACAATGTTGAAATCTAATTTTACCTTATTAAATTTCTTGCAGCATATATTGTTGGGTGATCTTTCAAAGAAGGATTTAAATATACCCTATTGAGATTGATTCCTCTAGTATCCATCCGATAATGACCTCTAGCTACGCCATCAGGATTGAGCATTGGTATCAATTTGAACACATATAGGCGGCGAAGATTAATTGCAATTTGGTCATCACGGGTTATAATAAAGTTGAGGAAACCATTAAAAACAAAACTAGATGGTGTTTCACCTGGATGGACCCTTGCACTGACAAAAATTACCTaaagattttaaataaacagttttcatatttaccttaatttatatttaaattaaaagtaaaaattctgTACCTTTTTAtcccaaaatttgaaaggtCTTTCCTCAGTTTTTTCAGGAAACATATTGCTCAGTCTATCTTCTCTCTCCGTTGATATGTTATGAAATGAGCTTACCGTTATTAAATCCATTCTTCGTCCCTCTAATGATTTTATTGCACATTCCCTATGATAATAAACATCGTCTACACAAGTTATGTCTCTCTTTGCTAATTTTGCTTCTATTcttcttaaataattttgtaaatcggTGTAAGAAAAAGGATAAGTAAACGCGAAATACGTAATAGCTTTAGGATTTTCAGGGGCATTATAAACAAATGATAATGTAAAATCATTTCCTGTTTGATCCAACTGAAATATTTTAAGCTCATGTAATTTCTTGACAATATATAAATGGCTTACGATGTGCATGACATAACAAATTTACAGTGTAAGTAGGTTTTTCACGAATCCGTTCCCAATGTAAGTGACCAGGTACGATTTTAAAAACCGGACACATTCCTTGACTAAACATTTTGACATGTTTATTTAAGTTGactatattaaatttaacacaAACTCTCGGTGCATTAGCTTTAACGCCAAAATAAAACCATGTTCTATTGTTATTCTGGAATTGTGTTCCATGGCAATCGTGTTTTGTCCACAAATTGAACTCATAATCTATTGCATCTTCAGAGTTTGAACT
This Megachile rotundata isolate GNS110a chromosome 7, iyMegRotu1, whole genome shotgun sequence DNA region includes the following protein-coding sequences:
- the LOC100877098 gene encoding cytosolic carboxypeptidase-like protein 5 isoform X3 gives rise to the protein MENTNDCITCGDFAFYNNFDSANLAKVEIVKLPEISEKDGYEAENKSCKSSNSEDAIDYEFNLWTKHDCHGTQFQNNNRTWFYFGVKANAPRVCVKFNIVNLNKHVKMFSQGMCPVFKIVPGHLHWERIREKPTYTLDQTGNDFTLSFVYNAPENPKAITYFAFTYPFSYTDLQNYLRRIEAKLAKRDITCVDDVYYHRECAIKSLEGRRMDLITVSSFHNISTEREDRLSNMFPEKTEERPFKFWDKKVIFVSARVHPGETPSSFVFNGFLNFIITRDDQIAINLRRLYVFKLIPMLNPDGVARGHYRMDTRGINLNRVYLNPSLKDHPTIYAARNLIRYYHNTYKLPKEDELSSVYLGNGENNLTIIDSTRTITSIVRDTTARLLQQVTLMTLDDKSKDQPEIFQESMLPKTNSDDMPQGDGEELCNRAKENDNSVELNSDKKTYTAVGIGQLPKEDSSLYLYIDLHGHASKKGVFMYGNYFDNVEDTITCMLLPKLMSINNPNFHFTSCNFTEKNMYIIDKRDGMSREGSGRVAVYKLTGLIRSYTLECNYNSGRLVNTIPPRIRDGVNKTMATMFVPPKYTPAVFEAVGAALGPSILDLTSNNPNSRLPNSQYRCLRGVKSFLKLSYVNNLSAPLGKSLNKKKVKNNGLND
- the LOC100877098 gene encoding cytosolic carboxypeptidase-like protein 5 isoform X1, with the protein product MENTNDCITCGDFAFYNNFDSANLAKVEIVKLPEISEKDGYEAENKSCKSSNSEDAIDYEFNLWTKHDCHGTQFQNNNRTWFYFGVKANAPRVCVKFNIVNLNKHVKMFSQGMCPVFKIVPGHLHWERIREKPTYTLDQTGNDFTLSFVYNAPENPKAITYFAFTYPFSYTDLQNYLRRIEAKLAKRDITCVDDVYYHRECAIKSLEGRRMDLITVSSFHNISTEREDRLSNMFPEKTEERPFKFWDKKVIFVSARVHPGETPSSFVFNGFLNFIITRDDQIAINLRRLYVFKLIPMLNPDGVARGHYRMDTRGINLNRVYLNPSLKDHPTIYAARNLIRYYHNTYKLPKEDELSSVYLGNGENNLTIIDSTRTITSIVRDTTARLLQQVTLMTLDDKSKDQPEIFQESMLPKTNSDDMPQGDGEELCNRAKENDNSVELNSDKKTYTAVGIGQLPKEDSSLYLYIDLHGHASKKGVFMYGNYFDNVEDTITCMLLPKLMSINNPNFHFTSCNFTEKNMYIIDKRDGMSREGSGRVAVYKLTGLIRSYTLECNYNSGRLVNTIPPRIRDGVNKTMATMFVPPKYTPAVFEAVGAALGPSILDLTSNNPNSRLPNSQYRCLRGVKSFLKLSYVNNLSAPLGKSLNKDDSDIVAQDPSNLKGNESQISDSSVGSKSSVKSDTNLVKKSCIIRRTSSLYTAVKRIKNNKKSRQTITRRPFKTQCVNNVESNSKLPVMGSKDMKSLLKTTDNLKSPCFGCINDAPESQINDFQYTNKKLTANKLSKMPLSSEETAIVKHGAKRLKIISTRVNKKRSEVGEPSNNVPEITKPSAKTFLAVNKQSARTASKVIKKRYHNVEQNKSKSSKSKKMNRNAMVDNLLKTEN
- the LOC100877098 gene encoding cytosolic carboxypeptidase-like protein 5 isoform X2, with protein sequence MENTNDCITCGDFAFYNNFDSANLAKVEIVKLPEISEKDGYEAENKSCKSSNSEDAIDYEFNLWTKHDCHGTQFQNNNRTWFYFGVKANAPRVCVKFNIVNLNKHVKMFSQGMCPVFKIVPGHLHWERIREKPTYTLDQTGNDFTLSFVYNAPENPKAITYFAFTYPFSYTDLQNYLRRIEAKLAKRDITCVDDVYYHRECAIKSLEGRRMDLITVSSFHNISTEREDRLSNMFPEKTEERPFKFWDKKVIFVSARVHPGETPSSFVFNGFLNFIITRDDQIAINLRRLYVFKLIPMLNPDGVARGHYRMDTRGINLNRVYLNPSLKDHPTIYAARNLIRYYHNTYKLPKEDELSSVYLGNGENNLTIIDSTRTITSIVRDTTARLLQQESMLPKTNSDDMPQGDGEELCNRAKENDNSVELNSDKKTYTAVGIGQLPKEDSSLYLYIDLHGHASKKGVFMYGNYFDNVEDTITCMLLPKLMSINNPNFHFTSCNFTEKNMYIIDKRDGMSREGSGRVAVYKLTGLIRSYTLECNYNSGRLVNTIPPRIRDGVNKTMATMFVPPKYTPAVFEAVGAALGPSILDLTSNNPNSRLPNSQYRCLRGVKSFLKLSYVNNLSAPLGKSLNKDDSDIVAQDPSNLKGNESQISDSSVGSKSSVKSDTNLVKKSCIIRRTSSLYTAVKRIKNNKKSRQTITRRPFKTQCVNNVESNSKLPVMGSKDMKSLLKTTDNLKSPCFGCINDAPESQINDFQYTNKKLTANKLSKMPLSSEETAIVKHGAKRLKIISTRVNKKRSEVGEPSNNVPEITKPSAKTFLAVNKQSARTASKVIKKRYHNVEQNKSKSSKSKKMNRNAMVDNLLKTEN